A genomic stretch from Coffea arabica cultivar ET-39 chromosome 10c, Coffea Arabica ET-39 HiFi, whole genome shotgun sequence includes:
- the LOC113711902 gene encoding probable protein phosphatase 2C 27, whose protein sequence is MIWNMAAGTDCPPPFTVLDSGYIKESVPQVEDELLESSDDLKETPNELLEGSDDLKQTPNGKPPRHSVSSATLLQPSDVDFDLTVCGQKSPSDGKSSFLPIFRSGCCAEKGPKQYMEDEHICIDNLFEHLGETAGFPSPGAFYGVFDGHGGTDAAIFIRKNILKFIVDDSSFPLFLEKAIKNAFLKADYAFADDSTLDISSGTTALTALISGRTMVVANAGDCRAVLGKRGRAIELSKDHKPNCTSERIRIEKLGGAVYDGYLNGQLSVARAIGDWHMKVPKGSSCPLSAEPELQEILLSEDDEFLIMGCDGLWDVMSSQCAVTIVRKELMIHNDPERCSRELVREALKRNTCDNLTVIVVCFSPDPPPRIELAPTRVRRSISAEGLNLLKGVLEL, encoded by the exons ATGATCTGGAATATGGCAGCTGGTACTGATTGTCCGCCGCCATTCACTGTATTAGACAGTGGCTATATTAAAGAGAGTGTGCCTCAAGTAGAGGATGAACTATTGGAGAGTTCTGATGACTTGAAAGAGACACCAAATGAACTGTTGGAGGGTTCTGATGACTTGAAACAGACACCAAATGGTAAACCTCCGCGACATTCTGTAAGCTCTGCTACGTTGCTACAGCCAAGTGATGTT GATTTTGATCTGACAGTGTGTGGACAGAAGTCACCATCTGATGGAAAATCAAGCTTCCTACCAATTTTTCGGTCAGGGTGCTGTGCTGAAAAAGGGCCCAAGCAATATATGGAGGACGAACATATATGTATAGATAATCTATTTGAACATTTAGGTGAAACTGCAGGTTTCCCTTCTCCTGGAGCTTTCTATGGG GTTTTTGATGGTCATGGTGGTACAGATGCTGCAATATTTATTAGAAAGAATATTCTCAAGTTCATAGTCGATGATTCTTCTTTTCCATTGTTCTTGGAGAAGGCAATTAAGAACGCTTTTCTAAAAGCTGATTATGCCTTTGCTGATGATAGTACTCTGGACATCTCCTCTGGCACCACAGCCCTGACTGCATTGATATCTGGAAG AACAATGGTAGTCGCAAATGCAGGTGATTGTCGTGCTGTGCTGGGGAAACGAGGTAGAGCTATTGAGCTGTCAAAAGACCACAAACCGAACTGTACATCTGAAAGAATTCGAATAGAGAAACTTGGAGGTGCCGTGTATGATGGGTACCTAAATGGCCAATTATCTGTGGCACGTGCAATTGGAGACTGGCACATGAAGGTTCCTAAAGGTTCATCTTGCCCTCTAAGTGCAGAGCCAGAGTTGCAGGAGATTCTTTTAAGTGAGGATGATGAGTTCCTCATTATGGGATGCGATGGTCTTTGGGATGTCATGAGCAGTCAGTGTGCCGTTACAATAGTAAGGAaggaactaatgattcacaATGATCCTGAAAGATGTTCaagagaattggttagagaagcaCTGAAGAGGAATACCTGTGATAATCTGACGGTCATTGTGGTTTGCTTTTCACCAGATCCTCCGCCTAGAATAGAACTGGCCCCAACTCGGGTCCGAAGGAGCATATCAGCAGAAGGACTGAATCTTCTTAAAGGTGTATTGGAATTGTAA
- the LOC140016091 gene encoding glucan endo-1,3-beta-D-glucosidase-like — translation MALSYLIKNGIALPALIFLLLLNPFSSVSGVGINYGTLGNNLPSPKRVAQLLQSTLIDKVKIYDTNPDILEAFSNTGIDLIVAVENYLVSNVSSSASAADEWFSTRIVPFIPATSVIAIAVGNEYLTTDDDKLDHNALVKAMQNLHQVLLSRGLDRKIKVTTPHSMAVLASSFPPSASTFATTLLPTMTAIVGFLADTGSPFMVNAYPYFAYRDNPAMVNLEYALLGNSTGVRDPKGYKYTNMLDAQIDAVRSAVAALGFGNRSVEITVSESGWPSKGDAGETAAAPDNAKTYITRLIERAQSNKGTPMKPRDSIEIFVFALFNENKKQGGVSERNFGIFNSDGSKVYDVDLSCKFCSSNGNKMGFGERVSGMARGPSVWCVAKPHADEKVVQAVLDFCCGPGGVDCREIYEKGDCFEPDKVHAHASYAMNAYYQMHGRNYWNCDFKGTGLVTFSDPSYGKCSYSQQ, via the exons ATGGCTCTTTCATACTTGATCAAGAATGGTATTGCACTCCCAGCCCTGATCTTTCTCCTCCTACTGAACCCCTTCTCTAGCGTCTCCGGTGTCGGTATTAACTACGGCACTCTAGGAAATAATCTGCCATCGCCAAAAAGAGTAGCTCAGCTGCTTCAGTCCACCCTCATTGATAAGGTCAAGATTTATGACACCAACCCTGATATTCTTGAAGCCTTCTCCAACACCGGCATTGATCTCATTGTTGCAGTGGAAAACTACCTCGTGTCAAACGTAAGTTCCAGTGCTTCTGCCGCCGATGAGTGGTTTTCCACTCGTATCGTGCCTTTCATTCCGGCCACATCCGTCATTGCCATTGCCGTGGGAAATGAGTATTTAACCACCGATGATGATAAGTTAGATCACAATGCTTTAGTCAAAGCCATGCAAAACTTGCACCAAGTTTTGCTCTCGCGAGGTTTGGACCGCAAAATTAAGGTCACGACACCTCATAGCATGGCGGTTCTTGCATCTTCATTTCCTCCCTCGGCTTCCACCTTCGCCACCACCCTCCTCCCCACAATGACGGCCATAGTGGGATTCTTAGCTGATACCGGTTCACCATTTATGGTGAATGCATATCCATATTTTGCATACAGGGATAATCCCGCTATGGTCAACCTGGAATATGCATTGCTAGGCAATTCCACTGGGGTACGTGACCCCAAGGGGTACAAGTACACCAACATGCTGGATGCACAGATTGATGCCGTTCGATCTGCCGTCGCCGCATTAGGCTTTGGCAATCGTTCGGTCGAAATTACTGTGTCTGAATCAGGATGGCCATCCAAGGGTGATGCAGGAGAGACTGCAGCTGCTCCTGATAACGCCAAAACTTACATCACTAGGCTGATCGAACGCGCTCAGTCAAATAAAGGAACTCCAATGAAGCCCAGGGATAGTATAGAGATCTTTGTTTTCGCTTTGTTCAACGAGAACAAGAAACAAGGGGGCGTCAGTGAGAGAAACTTTGGGATATTCAATTCGGATGGATCAAAAGTTTATGATGTAGACTTGAGCTGTAAATTTTGCAGCAGTAATGGTAACAAAATGGGGTTTGGGGAGAGAGTTTCAGGCATGGCAAGAGGACCATCGGTTTGGTGTGTGGCCAAACCACATGCGGATGAGAAGGTGGTTCAGGCCGTCTTAGATTTTTGCTGTGGCCCAGGAGGGGTGGACTGCAGAGAGATCTATGAGAAGGGAGATTGTTTCGAGCCTGATAAGGTCCATGCCCATGCATCCTATGCTATGAATGCATACTACCAGATGCACGGAAGAAACTATTGGAATTGCGATTTCAAGGGTACTGGACTTGTGACCTTCAGCGATCCAA GCTATGGCAAGTGCAGCTATTCCCAACAGTGA
- the LOC140016090 gene encoding glutamate receptor 3.3-like — MNAIRHFPLVLWFLSSGVFSSHGLTGNVSSTRPAVVNVGAIFSFDSTIGRVAKIAIQEAVKDVNSNSTLLPGTKLVVKMQTSNCSGFVGMVGALQLMETETVAVIGPQSSVVAHTISHVANELQVPLLSFAATDPTLSSLQFPYFVRTTRSDSYQMTAIAEMVDYYGWKDVIVVFLDDDYGRNGVSALDDAIAARRGRISYKAGIPPAPGVNRTDIIDILIKVAVMESRVIVLHAYPDVGFMVFSVAQYLGMMGDGYVWIATDWLSSVLDSSSPLPLENMDSMQGVLVLRQHTPDSDRKRSFLSRWNKLNGGSLGLHSYGLYAYDTVWLVAHAINSFFEEGGRISFSSDPNLRFVQGSTLHLEELKIFDGGPLLLKKILESNFVGLTGPVKFNSDRSLVFPAYDIINVIGTGFRVIGHWSNYSGLSTVPPETLYSRPPNRSSANQQLFGVVWPGETVIKPRGWVFPNNGKQLKIAVPRRVGYREFVSQVPGTSTFKGFCIDVFTAAVNLLPYAIPYQFIAFGDGHENPSYSELVELISAGVFDGAVGDITIVTNRTKTVDFTQPYVSSGLVVVAPFRKLNTGAWAFLRPFSGLMWGVTAAFFLLVGIVVWILEHRTNDEFRGPPRQQLITILWFSLSTLFFAHRESTASALGRVVLIIWLFVVLIINSSYTASLTSILTVQQLYSPIKGVESLKESDEPIGYQVGSFAENYLIEEIGIPKSRLVSLGTPEEYATKLLSGPKKGGVAAVVDELPYVELFLSSQCKFRIVGQEFTKSGWGFAFPRDSALAVDLSTAILALSENGDLQRIHDKWLTKSTCSSDNAEIDSDRLHLKSFSGLFLLCGITCFIALLIYFWQIMHKFREAAPAGSIANEGPGSSRLQTLFSLMDAKVDPSRRDSKRRKIEISSLSDGIDFGKDPDGRQ; from the exons ATGAATGCGATTCGGCATTTTCCACTAGTGTTATGGTTTCTCTCATCTGGAGTTTTCTCCTCACACGGGTTAACCGGGAATGTTTCTTCAACAAGACCAGCTGTAGTGAATGTTGGAGCTATTTTCTCATTTGACTCCACCATTGGCAGAGTTGCTAAGATTGCAATTCAGGAGGCTGTTAAAGACGTCAACTCCAACTCCACTCTCCTCCCAGGGACCAAACTTGTTGTCAAAATGCAAACTTCCAATTGCAGTGGATTTGTTGGCATGGTTGgag CTTTGCAGCTCATGGAGACGGAAACTGTTGCTGTTATTGGGCCACAATCTTCTGTAGTGGCACACACCATATCGCATGTTGCAAATGAACTTCAAGTACCTCTCTTGTCGTTTGCTGCTACAGACCCCACTCTTTCTTCGCTTCAGTTTCCTTATTTTGTTAGGACTACGCGGAGTGATTCTTACCAGATGACTGCAATAGCTGAAATGGTAGACTATTACGGTTGGAAAGATGTAATTGTGGTTTTCCTAGATGATGATTATGGAAGGAATGGTGTGTCTGCATTAGATGATGCAATCGCAGCTAGGCGCGGTAGAATCTCATACAAAGCAGGGATTCCACCAGCACCTGGTGTTAATAGGACTGACATAATAGACATTTTGATAAAGGTTGCGGTTATGGAGTCTCGGGTTATAGTTCTACATGCTTATCCTGATGTTGGGTTCATGGTATTTTCTGTGGCACAGTATCTTGGAATGATGGGTGATGGCTATGTTTGGATAGCTACAGATTGGCTTTCTTCTGTGTTGGATTCCTCTTCCCCACTTCCTCTGGAGAATATGGACTCCATGCAAGGAGTTCTTGTTTTACGTCAGCATACTCCTGATTCTGATAGGAAAAGATCATTTTTGTCAAGGTGGAATAAACTCAACGGTGGTTCATTAGGTCTGCATTCCTATGGTCTTTATGCTTATGATACCGTTTGGTTGGTTGCTCATGCCATAAATTCATTCTTTGAGGAGGGCGGAAGAATCTCATTTTCCAGTGATCCTAATCTACGGTTTGTTCAGGGGAGTACTCTGCACCTTGAAGAGCTGAAAATTTTTGATGGAGGGcctcttttgttgaaaaagattttggAGAGTAATTTTGTTGGTTTGACGGGGCCTGTCAAGTTTAATTCTGATAGATCTCTTGTTTTTCCAGCGTATGACATTATAAATGTCATTGGAACTGGTTTTAGAGTGATTGGTCATTGGTCTAACTATTCTGGATTATCCACTGTGCCTCCTGAGACTCTTTATTCAAGGCCACCAAATCGTTCAAGTGCAAATCAACAGTTATTTGGTGTAGTTTGGCCAGGAGAGACGGTAATAAAGCCTCGTGGATGGGTTTTCCCAAACAATGGAAAGCAATTAAAGATTGCAGTACCCAGACGGGTAGGTTATCGAGAATTTGTGTCACAAGTGCCAGGGACTAGCACTTTTAAAGGATTCTGCATAGATGTCTTTACAGCTGCTGTTAACTTGTTGCCATATGCTATTCCATATCAGTTCATCGCCTTTGGAGATGGCCATGAAAACCCTAGCTATAGTGAGCTTGTGGAGCTGATAAGTGCAGGG GTGTTTGATGGTGCTGTTGGTGACATTACAATTGTCACCAATAGGACAAAGACTGTAGATTTCACCCAGCCTTATGTTTCATCGGGACTTGTTGTAGTGGCCCCATTTAGGAAGTTAAATACTGGTGCATGGGCTTTCCTCAGACCCTTTTCAGGATTGATGTGGGGAGTTACTgctgctttctttcttttggttgGCATAGTTGTTTGGATATTGGAACACCGAACTAATGATGAGTTCCGTGGACCACCAAGGCAGCAACTAATAACCATCCTATG GTTCAGCCTGTCAACCTTATTTTTCGCCCACA GAGAGAGTACCGCGAGCGCACTTGGACGTGTGGTGCTGATAATATGGCTATTTGTGGTTCTCATAATTAACTCAAGTTATACTGCGAGTTTAACCTCTATTCTTACAGTACAGCAGCTCTATTCTCCTATTAAAGGAGTTGAAAGCTTGAAAGAAAGTGATGAACCTATTGGCTACCAAGTGGGTTCTTTTGCTGAAAATTATCTGATTGAGGAAATCGGTATACCTAAATCCAGGCTTGTCTCACTCGGGACACCAGAAGAGTATGCAACAAAACTTCTAAGTGGTCCAAAAAAAGGTGGTGTTGCTGCCGTGGTGGATGAACTTCCTTATGTAGAACTTTTCTTATCAAGCCAATGCAAATTCAGAATTGTAGGCCAGGAGTTCACCAAAAGCGGCTGGGGCTTT GCATTTCCACGGGATTCTGCTTTGGCTGTTGACCTATCAACTGCTATATTAGCTCTATCTGAGAATGGAGACCTCCAGCGGATACACGACAAATGGTTGACAAAAAGCACATGCAGTTCGGATAATGCAGAGATTGATTCAGACCGCCTACACCTAAAAAGCTTTTCGGGTCTCTTTCTGCTATGCGGGATAACTTGCTTCATCGCTCTGTTAATATATTTCTGGCAGATTATGCACAAATTTCGGGAAGCTGCCCCTGCAGGTAGCATTGCAAATGAAGGCCCAGGAAGCTCGCGACTTCAGACGTTATTTTCTTTAATGGATGCGAAGGTAGATCCATCCAGGAGAGACAGCAAGAGGAGGAAAATAGAGATATCATCATTATCAGATGGAATAGACTTTGGAAAGGATCCTGATGGAAGGCAATAA